The Candidatus Zixiibacteriota bacterium genome contains the following window.
CTCTTCGGGCCAACCGGAGGGTATCTTCTCGGCTTCGCTGTGGCTGCATTCGTTGCCGGCTCTCTGGCAGATCGCGGATGGGACCGAAGCTATCTGAAATCGATCATCGCAATGACAATAGGCACTGCGATCATATTCCTCTTTGGGCTTTCATGGCTCGCCAAATTCGTTCCGGAATTATCGCTTCTCACTGTAGGACTGACGCCATTTGTGCCGGGCGCAGTACTGAAGATCAGCCTTGCAGCGGTTATTCTGCCGTCACTTTGGAAGTTTATCGGCCAACGGTAATCTCAGTGCGCTCACCATTGCCATTCCGCTGAAAACGGAATCCAGCAAGTAGGCAGAACCACTCCGCTCTGCTCCGGGATTCTTCCCTACCTTCAGAGCAGACCGGGAAGTCTGCCGCCCGCGGGAAAAAAGCGTCGACTCACTCGCAATAGACCCGGACTTTTTCGTTGTCCGAACTGATGTCGATATTGAGGTCTCTCAGCGATTCGACGATCTGCTCGATTTGGGCGTCGTCGATATTTTCGAGATCGATGTTCAGCCCTTTCTCCTTAAGAGCGCCATCGATCTTCTCGCGAGCATGCGTCGGAATTACCGAACCCATCTTCACACCGGCTCTCACCAGAGCAAGCGGGACCCTGATATTGACATTCTCGCACTTGCCGTGGCGGCCTTCATCCGCCTGTACCATCACGCATAGGTACTTCGCTCTGCCGCAACTCTCTGGTTTCGCCGCTGGCTCCGATGACTTCTCCGTGGTCTTGCCGAGAGCATCCAGCAGCTCTTCTGCTTCCGACACGCTGATCTTGCCCGATTTGAGCATACCCAGAATCTTGCTACGATCGTCACTCATCGTTTCCTCCTTCATACTATTTGCAATCGAATTTCATCCTCTTCGTCTTCAAACTCAATGCGCAGTCCCCTTAGTGAGCAGGAAAGCATCACCAACCTGTGGA
Protein-coding sequences here:
- a CDS encoding biotin transporter BioY: MNTQTVSIYNVCRPSSRLMEIPILLGFNLLLVTSAYISINLPFSPVPITGQTFGVLLIAMILGRVRGAAVVCAYLLEGAAGLPVFAGGKAGLVTLFGPTGGYLLGFAVAAFVAGSLADRGWDRSYLKSIIAMTIGTAIIFLFGLSWLAKFVPELSLLTVGLTPFVPGAVLKISLAAVILPSLWKFIGQR